One Thermodesulfobacteriota bacterium DNA window includes the following coding sequences:
- the rdgB gene encoding RdgB/HAM1 family non-canonical purine NTP pyrophosphatase, with protein sequence MKHIKEVIVATRNVGKFREFEQALRESNLRIYSLSDLGFVEDIEEDDTSYVMNALKKARKIGDRFNLPSLADDSGLEVEYLKKRPGVKSARYGRTDEERIQRLLLELADVPWERRSAKFKAYLALYLPGHERQYIFYGELKGYIGFEKKEKYGFGYDPIFYVPDIGKFLSELSVEEKNEISHRGKALKALKKFLFGP encoded by the coding sequence ATGAAGCACATAAAAGAAGTTATAGTTGCAACAAGAAATGTGGGTAAGTTCAGAGAATTCGAGCAAGCCCTCAGAGAATCTAACCTTCGGATTTATTCCCTTTCGGATCTTGGGTTCGTAGAGGATATAGAGGAGGATGATACATCATACGTCATGAATGCCCTAAAGAAGGCAAGAAAGATAGGGGATAGATTCAACCTCCCTTCTCTTGCTGACGATTCGGGACTTGAGGTTGAGTACTTAAAAAAAAGGCCGGGTGTGAAAAGTGCAAGGTACGGAAGGACAGACGAAGAAAGAATTCAAAGACTTCTTTTGGAACTTGCGGATGTCCCATGGGAGAGAAGATCGGCAAAATTTAAGGCCTATTTAGCCCTATATCTGCCTGGCCACGAAAGGCAGTACATATTCTACGGAGAGCTCAAAGGTTACATAGGGTTCGAGAAAAAAGAAAAGTATGGGTTTGGGTACGACCCAATATTCTACGTACCTGACATTGGTAAGTTTTTATCCGAGCTTTCAGTGGAAGAGAAAAACGAAATTAGCCACAGGGGAAAGGCTTTAAAAGCACTAAAAAAATTCCTTTTCGGTCCCTAA
- a CDS encoding radical SAM protein, whose product MKVIRKFDPWMSPLCTCPDKYSFCPYTGCGHGCIYCYVDYVPRFEEPRRKKDLMRMVEIDMKSINPFSIISVSNSSDPYQPMEEKFRDFRNFLEFAAHFPVKILITTKSDLVLRDLDILKRIGCAVMITITTLDEKLGKKLEPSAPDPSSRLDALETLTKNGIRCGVRIDPIIPYLNENEIETIVKEVKRRGASHITSSTYKARKRSFAKLTEAFPKLRDRFVRDYLENGKRMRNSLYLDEKRRRSIMERVKIACDTYGISFSTCREGFFDLKSSASCDGSHLLTT is encoded by the coding sequence ATGAAAGTGATAAGAAAATTCGATCCCTGGATGTCGCCTTTGTGTACATGTCCAGATAAATACTCTTTTTGCCCTTATACTGGCTGCGGGCATGGGTGTATTTACTGCTATGTGGACTACGTTCCAAGATTCGAAGAACCGAGGAGAAAAAAAGATCTGATGAGAATGGTGGAAATTGACATGAAATCCATAAACCCTTTTAGTATCATCTCTGTCTCAAACTCGTCAGATCCTTACCAACCTATGGAGGAAAAGTTCCGTGATTTCAGAAATTTCCTAGAGTTTGCGGCACATTTTCCCGTAAAAATATTAATCACAACAAAAAGTGACTTGGTCTTGAGGGACTTGGACATCCTAAAAAGGATAGGTTGCGCTGTGATGATAACAATAACCACACTCGATGAAAAACTCGGGAAAAAACTCGAACCATCCGCTCCAGATCCATCCTCCAGACTGGATGCTCTTGAGACGTTGACTAAAAATGGAATCCGCTGTGGAGTAAGAATCGATCCTATTATCCCGTACCTCAACGAAAACGAAATAGAAACTATTGTCAAAGAGGTAAAAAGAAGGGGTGCATCCCATATAACGAGTAGTACTTACAAGGCACGAAAAAGAAGTTTCGCAAAACTCACAGAAGCTTTTCCTAAGCTGAGAGATAGGTTTGTTAGAGATTATTTGGAGAATGGAAAAAGAATGAGAAACAGCTTATACCTTGACGAGAAAAGAAGGCGAAGCATAATGGAGAGGGTGAAGATTGCATGTGACACATACGGTATTAGTTTTTCAACATGCAGGGAGGGATTTTTTGACCTAAAAAGCTCCGCGTCCTGTGACGGAAGCCATCTTTTGACTACTTAA
- a CDS encoding DNA translocase FtsK 4TM domain-containing protein has product MSSDLKKELAGVSLFGIFLFLLFSLISYHPFDPSFTTVSSVVHNYCGKAGSYISDLLIQCFGLSSYILLFYILVFSFLLLRKKKLASYSTFFAGLVLLFVSISAFLQIFVRSIKLKGMEYPISGLFGVLLESSLLHFFGYLGTSIILSFVFISSIFLIVHAPLIKHLEDRIKRKKQKERKREIKVAGMDDTKVEPQEMKKEFVQESFEFFKSLGPYKLPPIDLLDPVEKKDIKIDKETINLNAKILEKKLKDYGIEGAVREVTPGPVITLYEFEPAPGIKISRIANLSDDLAMALSATSIRIVAPIPGKSVVGIEIPNPVRQTVYLREIIESRAFVESHSYLTLALGKTIYGEPFVADLAKMPHLLVAGSTGSGKSVSLNSMICSILFKATPIHVRFLMIDLKMLELSFYDGIPHLLLPVVTNPKNAKLSLRWLIDEMERRYTIMAQKGVRNIDKYNQKMEKEGNELLPYIVVVIDELADLMMVSTREVEEYIARLAQMARASGIHLIIATQRPSVDVLTGIIKANFPARISFQVSSKVDSRTILDTNGAESLLGQGDMLFLSPGIGRLQRIHGPFVSENEIRRIVDFLKSQGQPSYQTEILEEKETKEDEDEFYDEKYEEAKEFVIERGEASISMIQRRFRIGYNRAARIIERMEKEGIIGPSDGVRPREVLKRK; this is encoded by the coding sequence ATGTCGTCTGATTTAAAAAAGGAACTTGCGGGTGTTTCCCTTTTTGGGATCTTTCTCTTTTTACTCTTCTCCCTCATATCCTACCATCCTTTCGATCCCTCCTTCACTACGGTCTCTTCAGTGGTTCATAATTACTGCGGAAAGGCAGGATCCTACATATCAGATCTCTTAATTCAGTGTTTTGGACTTTCAAGCTATATCTTACTTTTTTACATTCTAGTCTTTTCTTTCCTCCTTTTGAGAAAGAAAAAATTGGCGAGTTACTCCACTTTTTTTGCGGGTCTTGTTTTGCTTTTCGTTTCAATTTCTGCGTTTCTACAGATCTTTGTGAGGTCAATAAAATTAAAGGGGATGGAATATCCGATTTCAGGTCTTTTCGGTGTTCTCCTTGAGAGCTCACTCCTTCACTTTTTCGGCTATCTCGGAACCTCAATCATTCTATCCTTTGTTTTCATCTCATCCATCTTTCTTATAGTTCATGCGCCGCTCATAAAGCACCTAGAAGATAGGATCAAAAGGAAAAAACAGAAGGAGAGAAAGAGGGAGATTAAGGTAGCAGGGATGGACGATACAAAAGTGGAGCCTCAGGAAATGAAAAAAGAGTTTGTCCAGGAGTCCTTCGAGTTTTTTAAGAGCCTCGGGCCTTATAAACTTCCTCCAATTGACCTTTTAGATCCTGTGGAGAAGAAGGATATAAAGATTGACAAAGAAACGATAAACCTTAACGCAAAGATATTAGAAAAAAAACTCAAAGATTATGGTATCGAAGGAGCGGTAAGGGAGGTTACCCCCGGTCCCGTTATAACACTATATGAGTTCGAACCTGCCCCCGGCATAAAGATAAGTAGAATAGCAAACCTGTCGGATGATCTCGCAATGGCTCTAAGCGCAACTTCAATAAGAATCGTTGCTCCTATACCTGGTAAATCAGTTGTCGGGATCGAGATTCCAAACCCTGTAAGACAGACGGTTTATCTGCGTGAAATAATAGAGTCGAGAGCTTTTGTCGAATCGCACTCATATCTCACGCTTGCACTCGGAAAAACGATATACGGGGAACCTTTTGTTGCGGACCTCGCAAAGATGCCTCATCTACTCGTTGCGGGTTCTACTGGATCTGGAAAGAGTGTCTCCCTAAACAGTATGATATGCAGCATACTTTTCAAAGCAACCCCGATCCATGTCCGATTCCTCATGATAGACTTAAAAATGCTTGAGCTTTCGTTTTACGATGGAATTCCTCACCTACTTTTGCCTGTTGTTACAAACCCCAAAAATGCAAAGCTTTCTTTGAGGTGGTTAATAGATGAAATGGAGAGACGTTATACGATCATGGCCCAGAAAGGAGTTAGGAACATAGACAAATATAACCAGAAAATGGAAAAGGAAGGTAACGAACTCTTACCGTATATCGTAGTTGTGATAGACGAGCTTGCGGACTTAATGATGGTTTCCACAAGAGAGGTGGAAGAGTACATAGCCAGGCTCGCACAGATGGCGAGGGCCTCCGGTATTCACCTTATAATTGCGACTCAGAGACCTTCTGTTGACGTTCTTACAGGGATCATAAAGGCCAATTTTCCAGCCCGCATCTCCTTTCAAGTATCCTCCAAAGTGGACTCTCGGACTATCCTAGATACGAATGGTGCGGAGAGTCTCCTCGGTCAGGGAGATATGCTTTTTCTGAGCCCCGGCATTGGAAGACTTCAACGAATACATGGACCTTTCGTCTCAGAAAACGAGATAAGAAGGATCGTGGACTTTTTGAAGAGTCAGGGCCAGCCTTCCTACCAGACTGAGATATTGGAAGAGAAAGAGACAAAGGAGGATGAAGACGAATTCTACGACGAAAAGTACGAAGAGGCGAAAGAATTCGTGATCGAAAGGGGGGAAGCCTCCATAAGTATGATCCAGAGGAGATTTAGAATCGGCTATAACAGGGCGGCAAGGATCATAGAGAGAATGGAGAAAGAAGGTATCATTGGACCCTCGGATGGAGTAAGACCAAGGGAGGTCCTAAAGAGAAAATGA
- a CDS encoding carbon monoxide dehydrogenase accessory protein CooC — MKIAISGKGGVGKTTVASTMVRLLSDLGYRVLAIDADPAMNLPGQIGIKLEGTEFKPLSEMKDFIEARTGAKRGEYGGFFKLNPKVDDIPEIYSLKKDHIKVLVLGSINKGGGGCFCPENVLLRNLLAHVLIERDEWVVVDMDAGLEHLGRGTASHVDRLIVVVEPGIQSIKTAKKIKDLAKDIGLDNVAIVANKVTGREDIEFIENNLPYMKLLGSVSFSERIKEAERQGISPYDMDENLKTEVRKIVDALSQKL; from the coding sequence ATGAAGATAGCTATATCGGGAAAGGGAGGGGTAGGGAAAACGACGGTTGCCTCCACAATGGTTCGGCTTCTTTCTGATCTTGGGTATAGGGTTTTAGCTATCGATGCCGATCCTGCCATGAACCTTCCGGGTCAGATAGGTATAAAACTGGAAGGCACCGAGTTTAAACCTCTTTCAGAAATGAAGGATTTTATAGAGGCGAGAACAGGAGCGAAAAGGGGTGAATACGGGGGCTTTTTTAAATTAAACCCCAAGGTAGACGACATTCCCGAGATCTATTCCTTAAAAAAAGACCACATAAAGGTCCTAGTTCTCGGTTCTATAAACAAAGGTGGTGGGGGTTGTTTCTGCCCGGAAAATGTGCTTCTTAGAAATCTTCTGGCCCACGTTTTGATAGAGAGGGATGAATGGGTAGTCGTTGACATGGATGCGGGCCTTGAGCACCTAGGAAGGGGCACAGCAAGTCATGTCGATAGATTAATAGTAGTTGTGGAACCGGGAATCCAAAGTATAAAGACAGCAAAGAAAATAAAAGATCTTGCAAAAGATATAGGACTGGATAACGTCGCAATAGTTGCCAATAAAGTAACTGGAAGGGAGGATATTGAATTCATAGAGAATAATCTACCCTATATGAAGTTACTCGGTTCTGTGAGTTTCAGTGAAAGAATAAAAGAGGCCGAAAGGCAAGGGATTTCACCGTACGATATGGATGAAAATTTAAAAACAGAGGTAAGAAAAATAGTTGATGCTCTATCCCAGAAACTATGA
- the trxB gene encoding thioredoxin-disulfide reductase: MKYDAIVIGGGPAGLTAGIYLVREGVKTLLLEKMVVGGTPLNTEKIENYPGFPEAISGKDLMERFIFQAKNCGLEIKEFQEVKGVERVGNLFSVHTADTEYEAYGLIVATGTSPLKLGIPGEDRYFGRGISYCATCDGPFFKDKTVAVIGGGDSALEEALFLTKIANHVYLIHRRETLRAQKILQDRAFKNPKITFWLNKIPLEIKGGEFVEKIVIEDTKTGERGTISVDGVFIYVGSKPDTTFLGDLVERDENGFVLTDENLFTKTMGILAAGDVRKKMLRQIATAVGDGALAAYNLQRYLLNSKI, translated from the coding sequence ATGAAGTACGATGCTATTGTGATAGGTGGAGGTCCTGCAGGACTTACAGCGGGAATTTATCTTGTACGGGAAGGAGTAAAGACCCTTCTTTTAGAGAAGATGGTTGTAGGTGGAACCCCACTCAACACGGAAAAAATAGAGAATTATCCGGGATTTCCAGAAGCAATCTCAGGAAAAGATCTCATGGAGAGATTCATCTTTCAGGCAAAAAATTGCGGATTGGAGATCAAAGAGTTTCAAGAGGTGAAAGGTGTAGAAAGGGTCGGAAATCTCTTTTCGGTTCATACTGCCGATACGGAATACGAGGCTTACGGCTTGATAGTTGCAACAGGAACAAGCCCTCTAAAACTTGGAATCCCTGGAGAAGATAGATACTTTGGTAGGGGAATCTCTTATTGTGCGACGTGCGACGGTCCATTCTTCAAGGATAAAACTGTTGCTGTGATAGGGGGCGGAGATAGCGCCTTGGAGGAGGCTCTCTTTCTCACAAAGATTGCAAATCATGTATATTTAATCCACAGAAGGGAGACCCTTAGGGCGCAAAAGATTCTTCAAGATAGGGCATTCAAAAACCCAAAAATTACTTTTTGGCTAAATAAAATACCCTTAGAGATAAAAGGGGGCGAGTTCGTAGAAAAGATCGTAATCGAGGATACAAAGACTGGTGAAAGAGGAACCATTTCCGTAGATGGGGTATTCATATACGTCGGTTCAAAGCCGGACACCACCTTCCTCGGAGATCTCGTAGAAAGGGACGAAAATGGATTCGTACTTACGGATGAGAACCTCTTCACAAAGACGATGGGTATTTTGGCCGCCGGAGATGTTAGAAAGAAAATGCTAAGACAGATCGCAACTGCCGTTGGTGATGGGGCTTTAGCAGCTTACAACCTCCAAAGATATCTTTTAAACAGTAAAATATGA
- a CDS encoding DUF1847 domain-containing protein, with amino-acid sequence MGKASPHCAECDLKKEEKICLSPNGKSFPGCPTLKKEIVEDSKKEYEKPDILKFAQKASIQEAECYANRERRPYVMHPYKTRIEEIYEFAKKMGYRKLGLVFCIGLKREAEIANMVFKTQGFDVISVICKAGRIAKEELGLKDEEKIFIGEFESACNPILQAFIVNREKTDFNVLLGLCVGHDSLFFKYAEAPTTVLAVKDRVTGHNPLAALYTCETYYARLLKTDS; translated from the coding sequence ATGGGTAAAGCAAGTCCACACTGTGCGGAATGTGACTTAAAAAAAGAAGAAAAGATATGCCTAAGCCCAAATGGAAAGAGTTTTCCTGGATGTCCGACATTGAAGAAAGAGATAGTTGAAGACTCTAAAAAAGAATACGAAAAACCAGACATACTGAAATTCGCACAGAAAGCTTCCATCCAAGAGGCAGAATGCTACGCCAATAGGGAGAGAAGACCATACGTAATGCATCCTTATAAGACTAGGATCGAGGAGATATACGAATTTGCGAAAAAGATGGGGTATAGGAAGCTTGGGCTCGTTTTCTGTATTGGGCTTAAAAGAGAAGCCGAGATTGCAAATATGGTATTTAAAACTCAAGGCTTCGATGTCATCTCCGTTATCTGTAAGGCTGGTAGAATCGCCAAAGAGGAACTCGGTCTCAAAGATGAGGAGAAGATCTTTATAGGTGAATTTGAGTCCGCCTGTAACCCCATACTTCAGGCTTTCATCGTAAACCGCGAAAAGACTGATTTTAATGTTCTACTCGGACTTTGCGTCGGGCACGATTCACTCTTTTTTAAATACGCAGAGGCACCGACTACTGTTTTAGCTGTCAAGGATAGGGTCACTGGACACAATCCCCTTGCTGCGCTTTATACGTGTGAGACTTACTATGCAAGGTTACTTAAGACCGATTCCTAA
- a CDS encoding carbohydrate kinase family protein, with amino-acid sequence MTVCGFGALNLDFIYEVEDLRFFKCKDFELNPGSEIVIEEKFLGNFLEKLTRFCVLKKISPGGSASNACYMISLMGIDTLLFGVLGLDREGEFYLSKIGNESKEGIIRRGKTGFTYILNERSNSLDSPDRAIALVPNSNSDLKITDIDISKLSKCSWIHMSSFVSDSAMEAQLYVKEKIMGKAGLSLDPGEIYARKGQKTLDLIEGMDILFCSEKELCMLFGSDVELSLAKALKLVKIVIVKKGKEGASFYSREESYHVKAEKIRAVDTTGAGDVLDGVFLGLYLMGQDPRIALKRAVIAASESTKGYGRDSYPQEIPEA; translated from the coding sequence ATGACCGTTTGTGGTTTTGGGGCCTTAAACTTAGATTTCATTTATGAGGTCGAAGATTTGAGATTCTTCAAATGTAAGGATTTTGAGCTTAACCCTGGAAGCGAAATTGTAATCGAAGAAAAATTTCTTGGTAATTTTTTGGAAAAGTTGACAAGATTCTGTGTTTTAAAGAAGATCTCGCCTGGTGGTTCCGCATCAAACGCATGTTACATGATCTCCCTTATGGGAATCGATACTCTTCTTTTTGGAGTTCTGGGTCTTGACAGAGAAGGCGAGTTTTATTTGAGTAAAATCGGAAACGAATCTAAGGAGGGAATAATAAGGAGAGGCAAAACCGGTTTTACATACATATTGAACGAAAGGAGTAATAGCTTGGATAGTCCCGACAGGGCAATAGCCTTGGTCCCAAATAGTAACAGTGACTTAAAAATTACCGACATCGATATCTCAAAGTTATCAAAATGCTCGTGGATACACATGTCCTCTTTTGTGAGTGATTCTGCGATGGAAGCTCAGCTTTACGTCAAAGAGAAGATTATGGGAAAGGCCGGGCTAAGTCTGGACCCCGGAGAGATTTACGCGCGCAAAGGTCAAAAGACTCTCGATCTTATAGAAGGTATGGATATCCTTTTTTGCTCTGAAAAGGAACTCTGTATGCTTTTCGGTTCTGATGTCGAACTTTCACTAGCAAAGGCTCTCAAGCTAGTAAAGATAGTTATTGTCAAAAAGGGCAAAGAAGGTGCCTCTTTTTATTCGAGAGAAGAATCATACCATGTAAAAGCTGAAAAAATCAGAGCCGTAGACACAACCGGAGCGGGTGATGTGTTAGACGGAGTGTTTCTTGGTCTTTACCTTATGGGTCAAGATCCTCGAATTGCTCTAAAGAGGGCAGTCATTGCAGCATCCGAAAGCACAAAAGGTTACGGAAGAGATTCTTATCCCCAAGAGATTCCGGAGGCATGA
- a CDS encoding 1-acyl-sn-glycerol-3-phosphate acyltransferase, translating to MRRAFCLLCLVISTIVLSIVAFFVFLFDRRGYVLHGIERLWAKIYLFSAKIDVFLEGEENLRNGPYVFMCNHQSALDIFVLLAKIPLSFRFVAKKELFRIPFMGWAMKCVGHISIDRESLRESKKALDEVVSKVKRGVSVLIFPEGTRSEDGNLLPFKKGAFHIVHRIDAQIVPCAIYGTFLLQPKGKFLPIKSGSVWVEIGKPIEIKDSGLKKSAVAEMVWKDIDRLLTKNKIKTQNVV from the coding sequence ATGAGAAGAGCTTTTTGTCTATTATGTCTTGTCATATCGACCATCGTACTTTCAATTGTTGCCTTTTTTGTGTTTCTCTTTGACAGAAGGGGGTATGTACTCCACGGAATCGAAAGACTCTGGGCAAAGATTTATCTTTTTTCAGCAAAGATCGATGTCTTTTTGGAAGGGGAAGAGAATCTTAGGAACGGACCTTATGTTTTTATGTGTAACCACCAAAGTGCCCTGGATATATTCGTTCTTCTCGCCAAAATCCCTCTTTCCTTTAGATTTGTGGCAAAAAAGGAGCTTTTCAGAATACCCTTTATGGGTTGGGCTATGAAGTGTGTTGGTCACATAAGTATAGACAGGGAAAGCTTAAGAGAGTCAAAAAAGGCGCTTGACGAAGTAGTATCAAAAGTTAAGAGAGGAGTTAGTGTCCTAATATTTCCAGAGGGAACGAGAAGTGAGGACGGAAACTTGCTTCCCTTCAAGAAGGGAGCATTTCATATAGTACATAGAATCGATGCTCAGATAGTTCCTTGCGCGATTTACGGAACATTTCTTCTTCAGCCAAAAGGGAAGTTCCTTCCTATAAAGAGCGGGTCTGTCTGGGTCGAGATAGGAAAACCAATCGAAATAAAAGACTCAGGGCTTAAGAAATCTGCTGTCGCGGAAATGGTTTGGAAAGATATAGATCGTTTGTTGACAAAAAATAAAATAAAAACGCAAAATGTCGTCTGA
- a CDS encoding histone deacetylase family protein, which yields MKIVFHERFTEVYSTDPASQPGRMEAIMKELTGLFDVVEPQMASYNDLLLAHSKSHIERIKKDHHVFEIASLSAGGAILCAKIAKEGEPSFGVIRPPGHHAGYDSHWGFCYFNNIAIAIKKLMSLKEIESALIVDFDLHFGDGTANIFKKTKEVTYYHVPGGDRINQLKSLEQFLEKEKTYSILAVSAGFDRAKKDWGGTLEIEDYSLIGELLKNASERICRGLRFAVLEGGYNHSVLGKNVLSFIEGFK from the coding sequence ATGAAGATAGTCTTCCACGAGAGGTTTACGGAAGTCTACTCAACCGATCCCGCCTCCCAACCAGGAAGAATGGAAGCGATAATGAAAGAACTTACGGGTTTATTTGATGTCGTAGAACCTCAAATGGCAAGTTACAATGATTTATTGCTTGCCCACTCAAAATCGCATATAGAAAGGATAAAAAAAGACCATCACGTTTTCGAAATTGCTTCCCTTTCGGCTGGAGGCGCTATTCTCTGTGCAAAAATTGCAAAAGAAGGCGAACCCTCTTTCGGGGTCATAAGACCCCCAGGCCACCACGCAGGCTATGATTCACATTGGGGTTTCTGCTATTTCAACAACATAGCCATTGCCATAAAAAAACTCATGAGCTTAAAGGAGATAGAAAGCGCCTTGATAGTTGACTTTGACCTCCACTTTGGCGACGGCACGGCAAACATTTTTAAAAAGACAAAAGAGGTCACGTACTACCACGTTCCGGGTGGCGATAGAATAAACCAGTTAAAATCCTTAGAGCAATTTCTCGAAAAAGAAAAAACGTACAGTATTCTTGCTGTCTCTGCCGGTTTTGATAGGGCAAAAAAGGATTGGGGCGGAACTTTGGAGATCGAAGATTATAGTCTCATAGGAGAGCTGCTCAAAAATGCAAGTGAGAGGATCTGTCGGGGTCTGAGATTTGCTGTCTTAGAAGGCGGTTACAATCACTCTGTTCTTGGCAAGAACGTGCTCTCCTTTATTGAGGGTTTTAAGTAG
- the recO gene encoding DNA repair protein RecO — MGLVKDEAIVTRKLSYGESDRIVHLFTLNSGKISAIAKGGAKSVKRFMNTLEPMQIINVEYFDKSFKGHLSRIESAHIVEDMSGIERDFQRFSLASFFIEVADRLTKERQPFPTLFHLLSGILRRLKTSSVPLPEVLMLLLKILETIGFLPNFKSCVHCGKTVEQKIYFSSEKGGILCERCTQFCPSEVYPDQLLNFLATGKKELSDQLISFAFDLLESFIKFHLDVELRTFKFIKPKDGSLGIGLK; from the coding sequence ATGGGTCTTGTAAAGGATGAAGCTATAGTTACTAGGAAACTCTCATACGGCGAGTCCGACAGAATCGTACACCTCTTTACCCTAAACTCTGGAAAGATTTCGGCGATCGCAAAGGGTGGAGCTAAAAGTGTAAAAAGGTTTATGAACACTTTGGAACCCATGCAGATCATAAATGTCGAATATTTTGACAAGTCATTTAAGGGTCATCTATCTAGGATTGAGAGTGCCCACATAGTTGAGGATATGTCTGGCATTGAGAGGGATTTTCAGAGATTCTCTCTGGCAAGCTTCTTTATCGAAGTGGCAGATAGGCTTACAAAGGAAAGGCAACCTTTCCCCACATTATTTCACCTTCTTTCAGGAATCTTACGGAGATTAAAGACGTCTTCTGTTCCATTACCCGAGGTATTAATGCTCCTTCTCAAAATTTTAGAAACCATCGGGTTTCTTCCCAACTTCAAAAGCTGCGTTCACTGTGGAAAAACGGTCGAGCAAAAGATTTATTTTTCCAGCGAGAAAGGTGGCATCCTATGTGAGAGGTGTACTCAATTTTGTCCGTCGGAGGTTTATCCGGATCAGCTTTTAAATTTTTTGGCCACAGGCAAAAAAGAGCTAAGTGACCAGCTTATCAGTTTTGCTTTCGATTTACTCGAAAGTTTTATAAAATTCCATCTAGATGTGGAACTTAGGACCTTTAAATTCATAAAACCCAAAGACGGTTCATTAGGAATCGGTCTTAAGTAA
- a CDS encoding outer membrane lipoprotein carrier protein LolA, translated as MKKHILGICVLIFVCFSSIFATEDVREKYSNVTTFQAKFKQTIHISSSDSLREFSGEFFYKKKRGFLWVYKSPRLRYFLFDGQYLYQYDEERPFIIKEKVDPSKTKKYFLDLIEDLTNLETHFRLKERISDKNYEILNLEPKTDEMITALRIWFGKDLTVKKIEIVEKTGNRNTLIFNSVVLNGEISDERFVFKKDRRKEVIER; from the coding sequence ATGAAAAAACATATACTCGGGATTTGCGTCTTAATATTTGTCTGTTTTAGTTCTATTTTCGCAACCGAAGATGTAAGAGAGAAATACTCAAATGTGACAACATTTCAAGCCAAGTTTAAGCAGACTATCCACATATCCAGCTCAGACTCTTTAAGGGAATTTTCCGGAGAGTTCTTTTACAAAAAGAAGAGGGGATTTTTATGGGTTTATAAAAGTCCGAGACTTAGATACTTTCTATTTGATGGGCAGTATCTCTATCAGTACGATGAGGAAAGGCCGTTTATCATAAAAGAGAAAGTCGATCCTTCAAAAACTAAGAAGTACTTCTTAGACTTAATCGAGGATCTTACGAATCTGGAGACACACTTTCGTCTTAAAGAACGGATCTCTGACAAAAACTACGAGATTTTAAACCTCGAACCGAAAACGGATGAGATGATAACAGCATTAAGGATATGGTTTGGCAAAGACTTAACCGTAAAGAAGATCGAAATAGTTGAGAAAACTGGGAATAGAAACACACTCATTTTCAATTCTGTCGTGCTAAACGGTGAAATAAGTGATGAGAGGTTTGTATTCAAAAAGGATAGAAGAAAGGAAGTAATCGAGCGATAA
- the rph gene encoding ribonuclease PH → MRADGRPNDKIRDLKITREYLKFPEGSVLVEMGDTKVICSVSVEEKVPPFLKNTGKGWITAEYSMLPRATHARSIRESVAGRIGGRTHEIQRLIGRALRAIINLDLIGERTLWIDCDVIQADGGTRTASITGAYVALVDALWNLKRRGLIEKIPLSDSVAAVSVGIVEGEILLDLTYEEDSKAEVDMNFVMTGKGNIVEIQGTAERVPFSKEKLDAMYKYAEKGIQEITKIQKMVLGSLFPI, encoded by the coding sequence ATGAGAGCAGATGGTAGACCCAACGACAAGATAAGGGATCTTAAAATAACCCGTGAATATTTAAAATTTCCAGAGGGATCGGTGCTTGTGGAGATGGGAGATACAAAGGTTATATGTTCTGTGAGTGTGGAGGAGAAGGTTCCTCCTTTTCTTAAGAATACGGGAAAGGGATGGATCACAGCGGAATACTCCATGTTACCTAGGGCCACCCACGCTAGATCTATAAGGGAATCGGTGGCGGGAAGAATAGGTGGAAGGACGCACGAAATTCAAAGGCTTATCGGTCGGGCTTTAAGGGCCATAATCAACCTTGATCTTATAGGGGAAAGAACCCTCTGGATAGACTGCGATGTAATCCAGGCGGATGGTGGAACGAGAACCGCAAGTATAACCGGAGCTTATGTGGCCCTCGTGGATGCATTATGGAATCTAAAAAGGAGAGGACTTATAGAAAAGATCCCTCTTAGTGATTCTGTTGCTGCGGTAAGTGTAGGGATAGTGGAGGGAGAAATCCTTTTGGACCTGACATATGAAGAAGACTCAAAGGCCGAGGTCGACATGAATTTTGTGATGACAGGAAAAGGAAACATAGTGGAGATTCAAGGAACAGCAGAAAGGGTACCCTTCAGTAAGGAAAAGCTAGACGCGATGTATAAATACGCGGAGAAAGGCATCCAAGAAATTACTAAAATTCAAAAGATGGTACTTGGATCTCTCTTCCCTATATGA